A region from the Papaver somniferum cultivar HN1 unplaced genomic scaffold, ASM357369v1 unplaced-scaffold_125, whole genome shotgun sequence genome encodes:
- the LOC113331445 gene encoding probable serine/threonine-protein kinase PIX7 isoform X2, whose translation MGLGPPEAAGAAIQVETWRKDVTTKGSKKKKNDDDEEEINTGCWSIRFSFMGSSCVSSKSKVDTSMSGASIRYADSKSTNDTSKGQPVAPIGSSTTTTGSVESNPSTSQISEELRIASQLRKFAFSDLKSATRNFRPESLLGEGGFGCVFKGWIEENGTAPVKPGTGLTVAVKTLNHDGLQGHREWLAEVNFLGDLLHPNLVKLIGYCIEDDQRLLVYEFMPRGSLENHLFRRSLPLPWSIRMKIAHGAAKGLAFLHEEAERPVIYRDFKTSNILLDADYNAKLSDFGLAKDGPEGDKTHVSTRVMGTYGYAAPEYVMTGHLTSRSDVYSFGVVLLEMLTGRRSMDKNRPNGEHNLVEWARPHLGERRRFYKLIDPRLEGHFSIKGAQKTAQLAAHCLSRDPKARPLMSEVVEVLKPLLNLKDMASSSYYFQNMQLERTGSGLSLSSKSASRSQVGGSTQKKGQPMRSLTMPNGTHTSPYRYQHHPSPKQKPIDKKT comes from the exons ATGGGATTAGGACCTCCTGAAGCAGCTGGAGCAGCTATTCAAGTGGAGACATGGAGGAAGGATGTGACAACAAAAGgaagtaagaagaagaagaatgatgatgatgaggaggagattAATACTGGGTGTTGGAGTATTAGGTTTAGTTTTATGGGAAGTAGCTGTGTTTCTTCAAAATCTAAAGTTGATACTTCCATGAGTGGAGCTAGTATTCGTTATG CGGATAGTAAATCAACGAATGATACCAGCAAAGGACAGCCAGTTGCTCCAATTGGATCTTCTACAACTACAACTGGTAGTGTAGAAAGTAACCCATCTACTTCCCAGATAAGCGAGGAACTGAGAATTGCTTCCCAGCTTCGAAAATTTGCGTTCAGTGATCTTAAGTCAGCTACAAGGAATTTTAGGCCGGAGAGTCTTCTTGGAGAGGGAggatttggttgtgtattcaagGGGTGGATTGAGGAGAATGGAACGGCTCCGGTAAAACCTGGTACAGGCCTTACTGTCGCAGTTAAAACTCTCAATCATGATGGACTTCAAGGTCATAGAGAGTGGCTG GCCGAGGTGAATTTTCTTGGTGACCTTCTCCATCCTAATTTAGTCAAATTAATTGGTTACTGCATTGAAGACGATCAGAGGCTACTAGTATATGAGTTTATGCCTCGTGGAAGCTTGGAGAACCATCTTTTTAGGA GGTCCCTGCCTCTACCGTGGTCCATTAGAATGAAAATAGCACATGGTGCTGCAAAGGGACTTGCGTTTCTTCATGAAGAAGCCGAAAGACCAGTTATCTACCGAGATTTTAAAACATCCAACATCCTATTAGATGCG GATTACAACGCCAAGCTTTCCGATTTTGGACTTGCTAAGGATGGTCCTGAAGGAGATAAAACTCATGTATCTACTAGAGTTATGGGAACATATGGCTATGCAGCACCAGAGTATGTAATGACAG GTCATTTGACGTCAAGGAGCGATGTGTACAGCTTCGGCGTAGTCTTACTTGAGATGCTGACTGGCAGAAGATCTATGGACAAAAACCGGCCAAATGGAGAGCACAACCTAGTGGAATGGGCCAGGCCACATCTTGGGGAAAGGCGGCGTTTTTACAAGCTGATAGACCCTCGTCTTGAAGGCCACTTCTCGATAAAAGGTGCACAAAAAACTGCTCAACTTGCGGCGCACTGTCTTAGCAGGGATCCAAAAGCTAGACCTCTGATGAGTGAAGTTGTTGAAGTCTTAAAACCATTACTGAATCTCAAGGACATGGCTAGCTCCTCGTACTACTTCCAAAACATGCAACTAGAAAGAACTGGATCCGGTCTCAGCTTGAGTAGTAAAAGTGCTAGCAGATCACAGGTAGGAGGGTCTACTCAAAAGAAAGGTCAACCGATGAGAAGCCTCACCATGCCGAATGGTACGCATACATCTCCGTATCGCTATCAGCACCATCCATCACCAAAGCAAAAGCCAATTGACAAAAAGACATGA
- the LOC113331445 gene encoding probable serine/threonine-protein kinase PIX7 isoform X1 translates to MGLGPPEAAGAAIQVETWRKDVTTKGSKKKKNDDDEEEINTGCWSIRFSFMGSSCVSSKSKVDTSMSGASIRYADSKSTNDTSKGQPVAPIGSSTTTTGSVESNPSTSQISEELRIASQLRKFAFSDLKSATRNFRPESLLGEGGFGCVFKGWIEENGTAPVKPGTGLTVAVKTLNHDGLQGHREWLAEVNFLGDLLHPNLVKLIGYCIEDDQRLLVYEFMPRGSLENHLFRKGSLPLPWSIRMKIAHGAAKGLAFLHEEAERPVIYRDFKTSNILLDADYNAKLSDFGLAKDGPEGDKTHVSTRVMGTYGYAAPEYVMTGHLTSRSDVYSFGVVLLEMLTGRRSMDKNRPNGEHNLVEWARPHLGERRRFYKLIDPRLEGHFSIKGAQKTAQLAAHCLSRDPKARPLMSEVVEVLKPLLNLKDMASSSYYFQNMQLERTGSGLSLSSKSASRSQVGGSTQKKGQPMRSLTMPNGTHTSPYRYQHHPSPKQKPIDKKT, encoded by the exons ATGGGATTAGGACCTCCTGAAGCAGCTGGAGCAGCTATTCAAGTGGAGACATGGAGGAAGGATGTGACAACAAAAGgaagtaagaagaagaagaatgatgatgatgaggaggagattAATACTGGGTGTTGGAGTATTAGGTTTAGTTTTATGGGAAGTAGCTGTGTTTCTTCAAAATCTAAAGTTGATACTTCCATGAGTGGAGCTAGTATTCGTTATG CGGATAGTAAATCAACGAATGATACCAGCAAAGGACAGCCAGTTGCTCCAATTGGATCTTCTACAACTACAACTGGTAGTGTAGAAAGTAACCCATCTACTTCCCAGATAAGCGAGGAACTGAGAATTGCTTCCCAGCTTCGAAAATTTGCGTTCAGTGATCTTAAGTCAGCTACAAGGAATTTTAGGCCGGAGAGTCTTCTTGGAGAGGGAggatttggttgtgtattcaagGGGTGGATTGAGGAGAATGGAACGGCTCCGGTAAAACCTGGTACAGGCCTTACTGTCGCAGTTAAAACTCTCAATCATGATGGACTTCAAGGTCATAGAGAGTGGCTG GCCGAGGTGAATTTTCTTGGTGACCTTCTCCATCCTAATTTAGTCAAATTAATTGGTTACTGCATTGAAGACGATCAGAGGCTACTAGTATATGAGTTTATGCCTCGTGGAAGCTTGGAGAACCATCTTTTTAGGA AAGGGTCCCTGCCTCTACCGTGGTCCATTAGAATGAAAATAGCACATGGTGCTGCAAAGGGACTTGCGTTTCTTCATGAAGAAGCCGAAAGACCAGTTATCTACCGAGATTTTAAAACATCCAACATCCTATTAGATGCG GATTACAACGCCAAGCTTTCCGATTTTGGACTTGCTAAGGATGGTCCTGAAGGAGATAAAACTCATGTATCTACTAGAGTTATGGGAACATATGGCTATGCAGCACCAGAGTATGTAATGACAG GTCATTTGACGTCAAGGAGCGATGTGTACAGCTTCGGCGTAGTCTTACTTGAGATGCTGACTGGCAGAAGATCTATGGACAAAAACCGGCCAAATGGAGAGCACAACCTAGTGGAATGGGCCAGGCCACATCTTGGGGAAAGGCGGCGTTTTTACAAGCTGATAGACCCTCGTCTTGAAGGCCACTTCTCGATAAAAGGTGCACAAAAAACTGCTCAACTTGCGGCGCACTGTCTTAGCAGGGATCCAAAAGCTAGACCTCTGATGAGTGAAGTTGTTGAAGTCTTAAAACCATTACTGAATCTCAAGGACATGGCTAGCTCCTCGTACTACTTCCAAAACATGCAACTAGAAAGAACTGGATCCGGTCTCAGCTTGAGTAGTAAAAGTGCTAGCAGATCACAGGTAGGAGGGTCTACTCAAAAGAAAGGTCAACCGATGAGAAGCCTCACCATGCCGAATGGTACGCATACATCTCCGTATCGCTATCAGCACCATCCATCACCAAAGCAAAAGCCAATTGACAAAAAGACATGA